The Terriglobia bacterium DNA window GCAGCTTCGCGCGCGACAACCAGGAAATCCTGGTGGACGCCGGACGTTTTCTCTCCAGCCCGGATGAATTGCAGCAGGTCGTTGTCGGCGTGCACAGCGGCCGGCCGGTGTACCTCCGCGACGTGCAGAAAATCGAGGACGGTCCCGCCGAGGCCGATAATTACGTGCTCTTCGGCAACGGCCATGCGGCGGGTGACCCGGCGCAGTATCCCGCGGTCACCATCACGGTCGCCAAGCGCAAGAACACCAATGCCAGCGTGATCACCGAACGCGTGCAGGACAAGATTCGCTCGCTTCGCGGCTACCTGCTCCCCGCGGACCTGAATGTCACCATCACGCGCAACTACGGCGAGACCGCGAAACAAAAATCGAACGAATTGCTCAAACACCTGCTGCTGGCGACCATCTCCGTGACGCTGCTGATCGCCTTCGCCCTCGGCTGGCGCGAATCCGGGGTCGTGCTGGTCGCGATTCCCGTTACGCTCGCCCTGACGCTCGCTATCTTCTATTTCTTCGGCTACACCCTGAACCGGGTCACCCTCTTTGCCCTCATTTTTTCCATTGGCATCCTGGTTGACGACGCCATCGTCGTGGTCGAGAACATCGTCCGACATCTGCGGCTGCCCGAAAACCTCGGCCGCCCGCGGATGGACGTCGCCGTCGAAGCTGTCGACGAAGTCGGAAATCCCACCATTCTCGCCACCTTCGCCGTTATCGCCGCCATTCTGCCCATGGCTTTCGTCCGCGGCCTGATGGGGCCTTATATGCGCCCCATCCCGGTGGGCGCCTCGGCGGCCATGATCTTCTCTTTGGTGGTCGCTTTCGTCGTGTCACCCTGGGCCGCGCTGCGCTTTCTCGGCAAGCAGGCCGGCGACGGCGCCGCCAAGCACGAGGCCGAAGGCTGGACCACGCGCCTCTATCGCGGTGTGATGAATCCGCTGATCGCGGATCGCCGCAAGCGCGCCATGTTTTTGGTTGGAGTCGTCACCCTTCTTCTGCTTGCTGTGCTGCTGGTCCCGTTGAAGCTGGTTCGCGTGAAAATGCTGCCCTTCGACAACAAGAGCGAATTCCAGGTGATCATTGATATGCCGGACGGCACGCCCCTGGAGCAAACCACCGCAGCCGCCCAGGCACTGGCCGCCAAGATCGTCCAGGAACCCGAGGTCGCGAACTACCAGATCTACTCCGGCGCTTCAGGTCCGTACAATTTCAACGGCCTGGTGCGTCATTACTTCCTGCGCCGCGGCCCCAATCAGGCAGACATCCAGGTCAATCTGCTGCCGCGCGAAGATCGCAAGGCACAATCCCACGACATCGCCAAGCGCATCCGGGGCAAGTTGCAGCCCATCGCGCAGCAGTTTGGCGCGCGCATCAAAGTTGCCGAGGTGCCGCCCGGTCCACCGGTGCTGCAAACGCTCGTAGCCGAAGTTTACGGTCCCGATTACCGCCGCCAGATCGACCTCGCACGCCAGGTGAAAGACGTTTTCCAGCGCGCGCCGGGCGTGGTTGACGTGGACTGGTACGTCCAGGATCCGCAGACGCAATACGCGCTCAAGGTGAACCTGGACAAGGCTGCGCTCAACGGCGTCTCCGCCGCCGAGGTCACCCGCACCATGCAGATCGCGCTCGGCGGCACCGAGGCCGGCCTGCTGCATCAGCCCGAAGCGCGCGAGGACGTTCCCATCGAAGTGCGCCTGTCGCGTGCCGTGCGTTCCAGCATTGAGGACTTGCGAAATCTCAAAGTCCCGAACGCCGCCGGTGGCATGGTTTCCCTTGGCGAGATCACTGAGGTCGAGAAAACCACACTCACGCCTTACATCTACCGCAAGAATCTTCGCCCAGTCGTCTACGTCACCGGCGACGTCGCCGGCCAGGAGGAGAGCCCGGTTTACGCCATCTTGGGTATGAAAAACGCCATCGGCGACATCAAGCTCCCGGCCGGCTACTCCATCGAGCAGGACATGGGCACCGCGCTGCCGGAAAATTCCGAACGCTACGCGTTGAAGTGGGACGGCGAGTGGCACATTACCGTCGAGGTCTTTCGCGACCTGGGTCTGGCCTTCGCTGCGGTGCTGGTGTTGATCTACGTGCTGGTGGTCGGCTGGTTCGGTTCTTTTAGGACGCCGCTGGTGATCATGGCGCCCATCCCTCTGACACTGGTCGGCATCCTGCCGGCGCATGCGCTGCTGGGCGCATTCTTCACCGCGACCTCCATGATCGGATTCATTGCCGGCGCCGGCATCATCGTGCGCAATTCCATCATTCTGGTTGACTTCATCGAGCTGCGCCGCGCCCAGGGCATGTCCCTGGAAAACGCGGTCGTGGACGCCGGCACGGTGCGCTTCCGCCCCATGTTGCTGACGGCCGCAGCGGTTGTGGTCGGCGCAAGCGTCATTCTCTTCGATCCAATTTTCCAGGGACTCGCACTCTCGCTCATGGCCGGCGAGGTTGCCTCCACCGTGCTTTCGCGCATGGCGGTGCCGGTTCTCTATTACATGAGCCAGAAGCGGAACGACCGCGGCATCCCGAAGTTCGCTTCCGCAGGCCCCACCGCACAAATTCCTGAGGAGGTTTCCGAATGACCATAGATCGTTGGCTGCGCCTGATCGCGGGCACGTTCGTCATCGCATCCGTTGCCCTGGGCTACTGGCTGAGCCCGTACTTCTTCCTGTTCACCGCGTTTGTCGGATTGAACCTGTTCCAGTCAGGCCTGACAAACTGGTGCCCCATGATGACGTTCCTACGATTGCTGGGAGTGCCCGCGAGTCCCGGGCAAACGCGGCCAAGGTGAGCGGTCCGGCTCTGCGGCGTTGACCGTCCCTCACGCAAACCTGCCGTCCACGCCATGATTGGACCGGCAAGGAATATAAAGGAATATAATGGTCGCCAACCATGGCTCCTCCGCAATATGCTCTCGTGGCCTATGTGAAGAGTCCGGTCAGCGCCCTGATAGAGAGCCTGCGGCGCGAGTTTCATCCCAAGCAAGCGCATTTGCCCGCACACATCACAATTCTTCCGCCGCGCATTTTACAGGGCTCGGAGACGGAGGCGCTGGCGACGCTGGAGCGCGTCTGCCGCGACGTGGAACCGTTCGAAATCGTGCTTGGCGAGGTGGCCTCGTTCGTGCCGATCACGCCGACGGTGTTCATCCGCGTCGCGCACGCCGCCTACCGGATGCGCGAGCTGCACGACCGGCTGAACGTGGACGTGCTGCAGGCGGAGGAACAGTGGCCGTATATGCCCCACCTGACAATCTTCCGCATGGACGCGGTCGAACAGGCCGA harbors:
- a CDS encoding efflux RND transporter permease subunit, with amino-acid sequence MVAVGTHLRAAGKIAHAFIASKLTPLVIIAALLLGAFAIWQTPREEEPQIVVPMLDVFVQMPGASAAEVEQRVTIPMEKLLREVPGVEYIYSISQPGMSMVIVRFYVGQKEEDAILRTYNKLYANFDRIPPGVSQPLIKVRSIDDVPIMALTLWGKNYDAASLRRIAGELENSLKQLDDVSETKIIGGLPRKVRVVLDTERLAAYGLSPIQVTAKLESANQQARAGSFARDNQEILVDAGRFLSSPDELQQVVVGVHSGRPVYLRDVQKIEDGPAEADNYVLFGNGHAAGDPAQYPAVTITVAKRKNTNASVITERVQDKIRSLRGYLLPADLNVTITRNYGETAKQKSNELLKHLLLATISVTLLIAFALGWRESGVVLVAIPVTLALTLAIFYFFGYTLNRVTLFALIFSIGILVDDAIVVVENIVRHLRLPENLGRPRMDVAVEAVDEVGNPTILATFAVIAAILPMAFVRGLMGPYMRPIPVGASAAMIFSLVVAFVVSPWAALRFLGKQAGDGAAKHEAEGWTTRLYRGVMNPLIADRRKRAMFLVGVVTLLLLAVLLVPLKLVRVKMLPFDNKSEFQVIIDMPDGTPLEQTTAAAQALAAKIVQEPEVANYQIYSGASGPYNFNGLVRHYFLRRGPNQADIQVNLLPREDRKAQSHDIAKRIRGKLQPIAQQFGARIKVAEVPPGPPVLQTLVAEVYGPDYRRQIDLARQVKDVFQRAPGVVDVDWYVQDPQTQYALKVNLDKAALNGVSAAEVTRTMQIALGGTEAGLLHQPEAREDVPIEVRLSRAVRSSIEDLRNLKVPNAAGGMVSLGEITEVEKTTLTPYIYRKNLRPVVYVTGDVAGQEESPVYAILGMKNAIGDIKLPAGYSIEQDMGTALPENSERYALKWDGEWHITVEVFRDLGLAFAAVLVLIYVLVVGWFGSFRTPLVIMAPIPLTLVGILPAHALLGAFFTATSMIGFIAGAGIIVRNSIILVDFIELRRAQGMSLENAVVDAGTVRFRPMLLTAAAVVVGASVILFDPIFQGLALSLMAGEVASTVLSRMAVPVLYYMSQKRNDRGIPKFASAGPTAQIPEEVSE
- a CDS encoding DUF2892 domain-containing protein produces the protein MTIDRWLRLIAGTFVIASVALGYWLSPYFFLFTAFVGLNLFQSGLTNWCPMMTFLRLLGVPASPGQTRPR
- a CDS encoding 2'-5' RNA ligase family protein, whose translation is MAPPQYALVAYVKSPVSALIESLRREFHPKQAHLPAHITILPPRILQGSETEALATLERVCRDVEPFEIVLGEVASFVPITPTVFIRVAHAAYRMRELHDRLNVDVLQAEEQWPYMPHLTIFRMDAVEQAETALEEALRRWEEYRETRRVLVNRLTFVREAGANDWIDLVPVPLGRRLAATH